In Nitrospirota bacterium, the sequence AAAATCTTATTATTTAATGATGGATACTTATTTTTGCCTGACAGACTTAAGTTTTTGACGATTCTTTTTACCCGTTTCCTTGAATAGTCAGCTGTCCGGGCCATATAATGCAATGTATATGGAAATAATTACAACACATATCAATGCCGACTTTGACGCTGTTGCCTCGATGGTAGCTGCAAAAAAGTATTATCCAGGGGCGGTTATGGTCTTTCCAGGTTCACAGGAAAAGAGCGTCCGGGAATTCCTGTCATCACCACAATCAGAGTTTGATATTAAGAGCGTCAGGGATGTTGACCTTGATGATGTGGAGAGGCTGATCATAGTTGACATAAATTCCTCTAAAAGAATAGGGGGCTTTTCAGAGATATTAGGCCGGAAGGGGCTTGATGTGCGTGTTTACGACCACCATCCACCATCCCTCAATGGAATTAAGGGACAAAAGATAGTGGTTCATACTGTAGGCGCCACAACAACGATCTTTGCCGAAATGCTCTGCAATGACAAGGTTGAATTATCGCCTGCAGAAGCTACTCTCATGATGCTTGGTATATATGAAGAGACAGGCTCTCTTGTATTCCCAAGCACAACTGTAAGGGATCTTAACGCAGCGGCATATCTCCTTAAAAATGGCGCAAATCTTAATGTTGTTTCAAAATTTTTAAGCAGAAAGCTTGGCCCTGATGAAATAGACCTGCTTAATGAGCTTATGCATTCGGCAAATGACTATGTCATACATGAGGCGAGGGTAAAGATAGCCAAGGCCTCAAGAGATGCCTATGTCGGCGACATAGCGTATCTTGCACATAAGATAATGGATGTAAAGGATATTGACGCCATATTTCTTATTGTGAGGATGGAGGAGAGGATAAATATAATAGCAAGAAGCAATGCCGCCGAGGTCAATGTTGCTGAGATACTTGAACCCTTTGGCGGTGGCGGCCACCATGCTGCTGCGTCAGCAGTGGCAGGCAGTATCTCGCTTGAAGATGCTGAAGAGAGGCTGCTGAAGGTGCTGAATGACAAGGTACACCCCACAAAGACAGCATCTGACATCATGACAAGACCGGTAAAGTCCATATCCTGGAAAAGTTCAATAACAGCCGCTGAAAAGACTATGACAAAATTCAGCGTAAATGTTCTGCCGATACTCAAAGGAACAGAATTTTTTGGGACCATATCAAGGGAAGCTGTTGAAAAAGCGCTGTTTCACGGTTTTTGGGATAGCCTGGTATCAGAGTTTTGCACAACTGATACGCTGACAGTTTCGCCTTCAACCCCATTGAATATAGTGGAGCAGCTTATGATTGAACAGAATCAAAGGTTCATGCCTGTTGTGGAAGGGCAAAAGGTGATCGGTGCCATTACACGTACCGACCTTTTAAGGTCTATCTACGAAAGCCTTTTAAGAAAGGGGAGGCTTGAGACGGGTGAGCCGCTCATGGATAAACCGTCTATCGGCAGGAACCTTGCGTCAATTATGAAGGCAAAGTTCCCGGCAGAAGTTTTCAAACTGCTTGTGCTTGCAGGAGAAGTTGCTGAAAAATCAGGGTTTTCAGCATATCTGGTCGGCGGTTCTGTCAGGGATTTAAAGCGTGGTGAGGCGAATCTGGATATTGATATTGTGGTTGAAGGTGACGGCATAGAGTTTGCACGTGATCTTGGGAAGAGGCTAAAGGCAAAAGTCAAGGTGCACCAGAGGTTTGGAACCGCAGTGATCGTAACTGACTTCCTTAAATTTGATGTGGCTACTGCAAGAACAGAATATTACGAATCTCCGGCCTCCCTGCCTCAAGTTGAGATATCTTCAATTAAAAAAGACCTTTACAGAAGGGATTTTACTATAAACACTTTGGCTGTCCTGCTTAATCCCGGAAAGTTCGGCCAGCTACTCGACTTTTTCGGCGGGCAGAGGGATATTAAGGAGAAAACCATAAGGATACTCCACAATCTGAGCTTTATCGAAGATCCTACAAGGGCTTTCAGGGCGATAAGGTTCTCTGAGAGGTTCGGTTTTAACATAAGCAAGCACACAATGAACCTGATCAGGACAGCCGTGCGCATTAACCTGTTTGACAAACTTTCCGGCTCAAGGCTTTATGACGAGCTGAACCTCCTGTTTCATGAAACTGAACCCGCAAGTGCGATCAAGAGGCTCTCTGAATTTGATCTTCTCAGATTTATCCACCCTTCGATCAAGCTTACAAACGGGCTTATGATGAAAATTGAGGCTCTTCATGAGGTCTATGTATGGTTTGCTCTGCTGTATTTTGAAGAAAAGATCAACATAACTCACCTCTTTCTTATAGCGCTTCTTGAGGGGCTTGATGCTGAAGAAAGGGAGAGTGCGTTGCAGAGGCTGAAAGTGCCGGCAAGCGCAAGAAAAGAGATTATTGAGAGTATTCATAAATCTGACAACGTATTGAAAGGATTGAGAAAAGCGTCTGTAAAAGAGATATATCAAATCCTTTCACCTCTTACGATCTCCACCATCCTTTTTGCTATGGCAAAGGCAAAGGGAAGCGAGGAGAAGAAAGCGATCTCCCTGTTCCTGGTAAAGCTTCGCAGCACCAGAACTGAGCTTGCAGGCAATGATCTGAAATTAATGGGTTATAAGACCGGCCCTCTCTTCAAAAAAATATTCAAGGCCATCATAGAGGCGAGGCTTGAAGGGCTGGTCAAGAGCCGTCAGGATGAAGTGAAACTTGTAAAGAAGCAGTTTTCGCTAAAAAACAGATCATAGTTTTTATTCCGGAATTATTTTTTTAAAGGGCTTTGTGGTTTGGATTGCCATATTGAATCTCTTAAATGCCCCGCATGGGGAAAAACTTCTTAGAGTGACTTGAGAACTTTTTATGTATATATAATAAAAAAATAACATTATTCACTTGACAGGGCAACTTAAGTATGGTATTTTTTTAAAACTGTAAAAAGTGATATATATATACAAGGTGTAAAAAAAGCACATTACTCGTGTAGTTGCGCGAGTATTATTTATTGCAGGTCAAAAGAAAAAAATAAACAAAGAAAGATAAAAAATTAATAACTATAGAATTCCAATAAATCTCAGGAGGAATGATGAAGAATTTAGTTGGTAAGAAAATATGGGGTTTCCTTTTAATCTTTTTGCTTGTTATAGCAGCTGCATTTATCCCGGTAAATGGCTTCAGTGAAGATTTGACGGGAACTGTCCATGTAAAGGAATTCAGCATCATAGGCAATAAGGCGATGGACACCGATGATATACATGCCTGCCTTGAAGATTATAAGGATAAAGATTATACGCTTGACGGGCTGAAGGATATCGCAGACCGCATTACCGACCTTTATCAGCAGGAAGGATATGTTCTTGCGAAGGCATATATACCAAAGCAGGAGATAGAAGACGGGATCGTCACAATCGCAGTTGTTGAGGGTGAGCTTGGTTTCATCGAGATAACTGATAACAAGTACTACACCAGTGAGTATGTAAAGAACTGGTTTTCCCATCTTAAGAGAGATGCTGTAAGGGAACAGGATATAGAACGCGCAATCCTCCTCGTAAATGATACAAAAGCATTAAAAGTAACCACCGCATTCAAAAGAGGTAAAAAACCAGGCACAGCTGACCTTATTGTAAAGGTTGAGGACAGCTATCCGTTGAGCCTTGACTTAAATTACGACAACCACGGCAACCCTCTTATCAGCAGGGGAAGGATGGGCTTTAATCTTCAAACCGGAATGAGTCCGTTCAGCGGGAGCGAACTTAATATCAAAGGCGTAATGGGTGAGCGTTTTGACAAGACCTTTTACGGCCTGATTGATTACCAGACACCTATCGGCTATCAGGGCGCAAGATGGGGACTCAGGTATTTGTATGCGGATTACCTTGTGGGCGGAGACCTTGAGATCCTCGGGCTTGAGGGTGAATCACAGATCCTCGGCGGTTATCTGTCTTATCCTTTTGTGAAGACAAAAAAACATAACTTAACTGCAACAATGGGTTTCGATTACAAACATATGTTTGAAACAGATATGGATGTTCAGAAAAGTAATGACGACCTGAGCGTTGGTTATGTCAGGCTCGATTACGATGCCATAGACAGATTCCTCGGGGATAAGATGCCTGCAAAGAACTATCTCTCACTTACTTATTCACACGGTTTTAATTCCGTATTCGGCAGTATTAAAGAGAATGACCCTGACTCGAGCAATTTTGGAGCGGACGGCAATTTTGACAAGTACAATCTTGACGTTGTCAGAGTGCAGAAAATGTGGAAAGACATTATCGTCCTTACAAAAGGTTCAGGACAGTATTCTAATGCCATACTCACCTCAGGCGAGAAGTTCAGTATAGGAGGAGCCAACTCTGTCAGGGGAACCCGTCTTGGAGAGTTCGTTGGTGAAAAGGGATACCTCGCATCACTTGAGATCAGTTCTTCATACCCGTTCATCTGGCTGAAGAACTTTTTACTGTTAGGCAAGAAGATCAGTGACGAGGATGTAAAGAAGACGATACGCGCGGTTGCGTTCGGTGACCACGCAGGTGTATTTGAGGTTGACAATGGTGAAGACCCGACAATCGGCAAGGCAGAGGACAACTATCTGTCAAGCATAGGTGTCGGAGCAAGGATTTACCTGTTCGACAGGCTTGATCTTAAGTTTGACGTAGGCTATCCGTTCAGAACGAGTGAATTCCACTGGGGCGATGAGATCATCTATCTCTCAGTTAACTATAACGCCGTAAAGTTCTAATCCATATATAATTCAAGGCATAAGTTGACAATTACAATAAATATGATAGTTATGATATTAAACAATAAAGAAGAGTCAGGAGGAGGGTTCAGATGGTAAGTGATTTAATGAAAAAGATCTCACAGGTTTTTCTTGTCTATCTTTTAACTTGGGGGTTGGTATTCCCGTCGTTCATCTTTGCGGCGGATCTGCCGACAGGCGGGACGATCACCGGCGGCCAGGCAACCATAACCACCGGCGCCA encodes:
- a CDS encoding CBS domain-containing protein translates to MEIITTHINADFDAVASMVAAKKYYPGAVMVFPGSQEKSVREFLSSPQSEFDIKSVRDVDLDDVERLIIVDINSSKRIGGFSEILGRKGLDVRVYDHHPPSLNGIKGQKIVVHTVGATTTIFAEMLCNDKVELSPAEATLMMLGIYEETGSLVFPSTTVRDLNAAAYLLKNGANLNVVSKFLSRKLGPDEIDLLNELMHSANDYVIHEARVKIAKASRDAYVGDIAYLAHKIMDVKDIDAIFLIVRMEERINIIARSNAAEVNVAEILEPFGGGGHHAAASAVAGSISLEDAEERLLKVLNDKVHPTKTASDIMTRPVKSISWKSSITAAEKTMTKFSVNVLPILKGTEFFGTISREAVEKALFHGFWDSLVSEFCTTDTLTVSPSTPLNIVEQLMIEQNQRFMPVVEGQKVIGAITRTDLLRSIYESLLRKGRLETGEPLMDKPSIGRNLASIMKAKFPAEVFKLLVLAGEVAEKSGFSAYLVGGSVRDLKRGEANLDIDIVVEGDGIEFARDLGKRLKAKVKVHQRFGTAVIVTDFLKFDVATARTEYYESPASLPQVEISSIKKDLYRRDFTINTLAVLLNPGKFGQLLDFFGGQRDIKEKTIRILHNLSFIEDPTRAFRAIRFSERFGFNISKHTMNLIRTAVRINLFDKLSGSRLYDELNLLFHETEPASAIKRLSEFDLLRFIHPSIKLTNGLMMKIEALHEVYVWFALLYFEEKINITHLFLIALLEGLDAEERESALQRLKVPASARKEIIESIHKSDNVLKGLRKASVKEIYQILSPLTISTILFAMAKAKGSEEKKAISLFLVKLRSTRTELAGNDLKLMGYKTGPLFKKIFKAIIEARLEGLVKSRQDEVKLVKKQFSLKNRS
- a CDS encoding ShlB/FhaC/HecB family hemolysin secretion/activation protein codes for the protein MMKNLVGKKIWGFLLIFLLVIAAAFIPVNGFSEDLTGTVHVKEFSIIGNKAMDTDDIHACLEDYKDKDYTLDGLKDIADRITDLYQQEGYVLAKAYIPKQEIEDGIVTIAVVEGELGFIEITDNKYYTSEYVKNWFSHLKRDAVREQDIERAILLVNDTKALKVTTAFKRGKKPGTADLIVKVEDSYPLSLDLNYDNHGNPLISRGRMGFNLQTGMSPFSGSELNIKGVMGERFDKTFYGLIDYQTPIGYQGARWGLRYLYADYLVGGDLEILGLEGESQILGGYLSYPFVKTKKHNLTATMGFDYKHMFETDMDVQKSNDDLSVGYVRLDYDAIDRFLGDKMPAKNYLSLTYSHGFNSVFGSIKENDPDSSNFGADGNFDKYNLDVVRVQKMWKDIIVLTKGSGQYSNAILTSGEKFSIGGANSVRGTRLGEFVGEKGYLASLEISSSYPFIWLKNFLLLGKKISDEDVKKTIRAVAFGDHAGVFEVDNGEDPTIGKAEDNYLSSIGVGARIYLFDRLDLKFDVGYPFRTSEFHWGDEIIYLSVNYNAVKF